In Nicotiana tabacum cultivar K326 chromosome 11, ASM71507v2, whole genome shotgun sequence, a single window of DNA contains:
- the LOC107783494 gene encoding ubiquitin carboxyl-terminal hydrolase 2, producing MGKKAKKKARSGVKEKRNPLASANPIDQNSNQNIGTPDDGVVVVNDRKECPHVDKVIDVEKVTAKLESSEPVRCEDCREGVADRRASKMKGKHGKKKGGADPKQGSKAIWICLACGHFSCGGAGFPTTPQSHAVRHARQYHHPLAVQFENPQLRWCFPCSTLIHAKKVEDGSEQKDVFQDIVKMIKKRPTEGLAIDVEAVWFGSGSITSGIKSEASASLDADGKSGYIVRGLVNLGNTCFFNSIMQNLLAMNRLRDYFLKFDGFAGPITAALKKLFSETSNEGALKRTVNPKAFFGSICAKAPQFRGYQQQDSHELLRCLLDRLCTEELIARKQIKSSQDGGKSLSACPTFVDNIFGGRLSSTVSCLECGHTSVVHEPFLDLSLPVPTKKPPAKGAKSVFRAKKSKPPMRSVKVRPKVIRDAAPLNAQSAQGDGEKSVTEGMAVPSADVSQDFIDARVMADYMGLTSQNLCSSRKSDNAQNCEGMSRTLASADNFTWLDYLDQDTLPNGDDVVSQVDHMLTNQVSETENSVQPVDALQNNLVADTEMKLTCIDNACSPNNLMRLNDQGQSKSPDCDIASEFSKKLLVKDSGTTDAINVEHSSAFCSRICSVDSNLGTDSYTKPSEDEAPLQLQDSEVLLLPYKEVTSTADDMLKGGCKSSTAVRCEQDLLDFNGFGDLFNELDSDAQPSEQPLCSSAASQANGSSESDPEEIDNRDAPVSVESCLAYFTKPELLSKTEHAWKCENCTKVLKEKRMRFKNKLMKPRSHNIMNIREDQNPNGASSSGETFDDRLLSQKGTSPRAEQDSASWLSENGTQENQDEDNSQVKSDFKSNEVQLLEAPLVSANSESEESENEETVVKCVKVERDATKRILIDKGPPILTIHLKRFSQDARGRLSKLSGHVNFRDTIDLKPYIATRSLQKEIYKYCLIGVVEHSGTMRGGHYVAYVRGSPKITGKDKNAEDFAWYYASDAYVREVSSKEVLSCEAYILFYEET from the exons ATGGGGAAAAAGGCCAAGAAAAAGGCGAGAAGTGGTGTCAAGGAGAAGCGGAATCCCTTAGCATCTGCAAATCCTATTGATCAAAATAGCAATCAGAATATTGGAACTCCTGATGATGGAGTAGTTGTGGTAAATGATAGAAAAGAATGTCCACATGTCGATAAGGTTATTGATGTGGAGAAAGTCACTGCTAAACTTGAGTCTTCGGAACCTGTTAGGTGTGAGGATTGCAGGGAAGGAGTAGCTGATAGACGAGCTAGTAAGATGAAAGGCAAACATGGGAAAAAGAAGGGAGGCGCAGATCCCAAGCAGGGGTCTAAAGCCATTTGGATCTGTTTAGCATGCGGCCATTTCTCGTGTGGAGGTGCTGGGTTCCCTACTACACCTCAGAGCCATGCAGTTCGGCATGCAAGACAGTACCATCACCCTCTTGCTGTACAGTTTGAAAATCCTCAACTGCGCTGGTGTTTTCCATGTAGCACACTGATTCATGCTAAGAAAGTAGAGGATGGCAGTGAACAGAAAGATGTATTTCAGGACATTGTGAAGATGATTAAAAAGCGACCGACTGAAGGGCTGGCTATTGATGTGGAAGCTGTTTGGTTTGGGAGTGGGAGTATCACTAGCGGGATCAAATCAGAAGCTTCTGCTTCACTTGATGCTGATGGAAAAAGTGGTTATATAGTTAGGGGACTGGTTAATTTAGGGAACACATGTTTTTTTAATTCAATAATGCAGAACCTACTGGCAATGAATAGACTACGGGATTACTTCCTTAAGTTTGATGGTTTTGCTGGTCCTATTACTGCTGCTCTGAAGAAGCTCTTTTCTGAGACAAGCAATGAAGGTGCCTTGAAAAGAACTGTAAATCCAAAAGCTTTCTTTGGTTCAATCTGTGCCAAGGCTCCACAATTTCGAGGATACCAACAGCAGGACAGTCACGAATTGCTTCGTTGTTTACTTGATCGTCTGTGTACTGAGGAATTGATCGCCAGAAAACAAATCAAATCTTCTCAGGATGGTGGCAAGTCCCTAAGTGCATGTCCAACTTTTGTTGATAACATCTTTGGTGGTCGACTCTCGAGCACTGTTAGTTGTCTTGAATGTGGGCACACTTCAGTAGTGCATGAACCATTCTTGGATCTCTCGTTGCCTGTTCCAACAAAAAAACCTCCAGCTAAAGGAGCTAAATCAGTATTCCGTGCCAAAAAATCAAAACCTCCTATGAGAAGTGTAAAAGTTCGCCCTAAAGTTATCAGAGATGCAGCTCCTCTTAATGCTCAAAGTGCCCAAGGAGATGGGGAGAAATCTGTCACTGAAGGAATGGCAGTTCCTTCTGCTGATGTATCACAAGATTTCATTGATGCTCGTGTTATGGCTGACTATATGGGTTTAACTTCACAGAACTTATGTTCCTCTCGTAAGTCCGATAATGCGCAAAATTGCGAGGGCATGTCTAGGACGTTGGCTTCAGCGGACAATTTCACATGGTTGGATTATCTCGATCAGGATACACTGCCAAATGGTGATGATGTGGTTTCACAAGTTGATCACATGCTGACTAATCAGGTTTCTGAAACTGAAAATTCTGTTCAACCTGTTGATGCTTTGCAGAATAATCTGGTTGCTGATACAGAGATGAAGTTGACATGTATAGACAACGCTTGTTCTCCTAATAATTTAATGCGCTTGAATGATCAAGGACAATCCAAATCACCAGACTGCGATATAGCTTCTGAGTTCAGTAAAAAGTTACTGGTTAAAGACTCTGGAACAACAGATGCTATAAATGTTGAGCACAGCTCAGCATTCTGCAGCCGTATTTGCTCTGTGGATTCAAATCTTGGAACAGATTCATATACGAAGCCATCGGAAGATGAAGCCCCACTACAGTTACAAGATTCCGAGGTTCTGTTACTTCCTTACAAAGAAGTAACCTCAACTGCTGATGACATGTTAAAAGGAGGTTGCAAATCCTCAACTGCTGTTCGTTGCGAACAAGATTTATTGGACTTCAATGGTTTTGGAGACTTATTTAATGAACTTGATTCTGATGCACAACCTTCTGAACAGCCTTTGTGCAGTTCTGCTGCTTCTCAGGCCAATGGTAGCAGCGAGTCTGATCCGGAAGAGATTGATAATAGAGATGCTCCAGTGTCAGTGGAGAGTTGTTTGGCTTATTTTACAAAGCCCGAGCTTCTTTCCAAAACTGAACATGCTTGGAAATGTGAAAATTGCACAAAAGTTCTAAAAGAAAAGAGGATGAGATTTAAGAATAAATTGATGAAGCCTAGATCACATAATATTATGAACATACGGGAGGACCAAAATCCAAATGGTGCATCTTCTTCAGGAGAAACTTTTGACGACAGGTTGTTGTCCCAAAAGGGAACCAGTCCTCGAGCTGAGCAAGATTCAGCCTCTTGGCTATCAGAAAATGGCACACAGGAAAATCAGGATGAAGATAATAGTCAAGTGAAAAGTGACTTTAAGAGCAATGAAGTTCAACTGCTGGAAGCTCCATTGGTTTCTGCTAATTCTGAATCTGAAGAAAGTGAGAATGAGGAGACAGTTGTTAAATGTGTTAAAGTTGAGAGAGATGCAACGAAAAGGATCCTAATTGATAAGGGCCCTCCTATTTTGACGATTCACCTAAAGAGGTTCAGTCAAGATGCTCGAGGGCGCCTGAGTAAGCTGAGTGGCCATGTGAATTTTAGAGATACCATTGATCTCAAACCATATATTGCAACCAG GTCCCTGCAGAAGGAGATATACAAATACTGCCTTATTGGTGTAGTCGAACACTCAGGGACGATGAGGGGAGGTCATTATGTTGCATATGTTAGAGGAAGTCCTAAAATCACAGGGAAAGACAAGAACGCGGAAGATTTTGCGTGGTATTATGCAAGCGATGCTTATGTTCGCGAGGTCTCTTCGAAAGAAGTTCTTAGTTGTGAGGCATACATTTTATTCTATGAAGAAACTTGA